From Saccopteryx leptura isolate mSacLep1 chromosome 3, mSacLep1_pri_phased_curated, whole genome shotgun sequence, one genomic window encodes:
- the CTU1 gene encoding cytoplasmic tRNA 2-thiolation protein 1 yields MPAPQCASCHKARAALRRPRSGQALCGACFCTAFEAEVLHTVVAGHLLPPGAVVAVGASGGKDSTVLAHVLRELAPRLGISLQLVAVDEGIGGYRDAALAAVRRQAARWELPLTVVAYADLFGGWTMDAVARSTAGSGRSRSCCTFCGVLRRRALEEGARLVGATHVVTGHNADDMAETVLMNFLRGDAGRLARGGGLGSPGEGGALPRCRPLQLASQKEVVLYAHFRRLDYFSEECVYAPEAFRGHARDLLKLLEAARPSAVLDLVHSAERLSLAPAARPPPAGACSRCGALASRALCQACALLDGLDRGRPRLAIGKDRRGRDEVGPPGTPREQEQEQVRTPAPQAVPSF; encoded by the exons ATGCCCGCCCCGCAGTGCGCCTCCTGCCACAAGGCCCGCGCCGCCCTCCGCCGCCCGCGCTCCGGCCAAGCGCTGTGCGGTGCCTGCTTCTGCACTGCCTTCGAGGCCGAGGTGCTGCACACGGTGGTCGCAGGCCACCTGCTGCCACCCGGCGCTGTGGTGGCCGTGGGCGCCTCGGGCGGCAAGGACTCCACAGTGCTGGCACACGTGCTGCGCGAGCTGGCGCCACGCCTGGGCATCTCGCTGCAACTGGTGGCTGTGGACGAGGGCATTGGTGGCTACCGGGACGCGGCGCTGGCGGCCGTGCGGCGCCAGGCGGCGCGCTGGGAGCTGCCGCTCACCGTCGTGGCCTATGCTGATCTCTTCGGGGGCTGGACGATGGACGCTGTGGCCCGCAGCACGGCAGGCTCCGGCCGCAGCCGCTCCTGCTGTACCTTCTGCGGGGTGCTGCGGCGCCGGGCACTGGAGGAAGGGGCGCGCCTCGTGGGAGCCACGCACGTCGTGACAG GCCACAACGCCGACGACATGGCGGAGACCGTGCTCATGAACTTCCTGCGGGGCGACGCAGGCCGGCTGGCCCGGGGCGGGGGCCTGGGCTCCCCGGGAGAGGGGGGCGCCCTGCCGCGCTGCCGTCCGCTGCAGCTGGCCTCGCAGAAGGAGGTGGTGCTGTACGCGCACTTCCGCCGCCTCGACTACTTCTCGGAAGAGTGCGTGTACGCGCCCGAGGCCTTCCGCGGCCACGCGCGCGACCTGCTCAAGCTGCTGGAGGCTGCGCGGCCATCGGCGGTGCTGGACCTCGTGCACTCGGCCGAGCGCCTGTCGCTGGCTCCGGCCGCACGGCCCCCGCCCGCCGGCGCCTGTTCGCGCTGCGGGGCGCTGGCCAGCCGCGCGCTCTGCCAGGCCTGCGCCCTCCTGGACGGCCTGGACCGCGGCCGGCCCCGCCTGGCCATCGGCAAGGACCGCCGGGGTCGCGACGAGGTGGGGCCACCGGGGACGCCtcgggagcaggagcaggagcaggtcCGAACCCCGGCCCCCCAGGCCGTCCCCTCCTTCTAG